One Leptolyngbya sp. NIES-2104 genomic window carries:
- a CDS encoding efflux RND transporter permease subunit: protein MCIHSRLIATGAGAASRRSLGTAVFGGMFVATFLSLFVVPILYIVVKSIESKLTGVKHRNPESIEPL, encoded by the coding sequence ATGTGTATACACAGTAGGTTGATAGCGACTGGGGCTGGAGCCGCCAGCCGCCGATCACTCGGTACAGCAGTATTTGGCGGAATGTTTGTGGCAACGTTTTTGAGTTTATTTGTTGTTCCTATTTTGTACATCGTGGTGAAATCGATAGAATCCAAGCTAACGGGAGTGAAGCATCGCAACCCCGAATCGATCGAGCCACTGTAG
- a CDS encoding IS4 family transposase: protein MGYYRFLNNDEVTASELSMSLARHCQTQVEGRHILAISDSSEINLQAHAGRCKPENLGSVGNNDGLGFWLHPTLAVDAESGFPFGLSAVQIWHREVERLDKTQRRYKQLPIEAKESYKWIKSAVSSQPHFESGGAVQVTYIGDREADIYEEWFDVPQLGAQLLVRVGQDRTLVDKSNKLSVEVAQQSVQGSYPVVVPEDKRLKRPAREAFMSVRYGRVRIQRPKRLSGEVYPASVTLCVVDAQEVSPPAGTEPLHWCLLTTHSVETLEQALQVLKWYQWRWRIEQLFAILKQTGLDIEATQLESAQAIQALCVLALSASVRVLQLVEGRDDATQPAAVVFPLDQQQCLVQLACTLQGRTRKQQNPHPPQTLAWAAWCIARLGGWTGYSSQRPPGIVTMLRGLQQFDSFFAGWSFNRDVYTQ, encoded by the coding sequence ATGGGATACTACCGCTTTCTGAACAACGACGAGGTGACGGCTTCGGAACTCAGCATGAGTTTGGCACGACATTGCCAGACTCAGGTGGAAGGGCGGCATATCTTGGCAATCAGCGACAGTAGCGAGATCAATTTGCAGGCTCATGCAGGACGGTGCAAGCCAGAGAACTTAGGGAGCGTGGGGAACAACGATGGATTGGGCTTTTGGCTACATCCGACCTTAGCCGTGGATGCCGAAAGTGGATTTCCGTTCGGACTGAGTGCGGTGCAGATCTGGCATCGTGAGGTAGAGCGACTAGATAAAACACAACGACGCTACAAACAATTGCCGATTGAAGCCAAGGAGTCGTACAAATGGATTAAATCTGCGGTCAGTAGTCAGCCGCATTTTGAGTCTGGCGGAGCAGTACAAGTCACCTACATCGGCGACCGAGAAGCTGACATTTATGAAGAATGGTTTGATGTGCCGCAGTTGGGAGCGCAGTTGTTAGTGCGAGTCGGACAAGACCGAACGCTCGTGGACAAGAGCAATAAACTTTCGGTCGAGGTGGCACAACAATCCGTGCAAGGCAGCTATCCGGTTGTTGTGCCAGAAGACAAGCGATTGAAACGTCCGGCACGAGAAGCATTCATGAGTGTCCGTTATGGTCGAGTCAGGATCCAGCGACCGAAGCGCCTGAGCGGCGAGGTGTATCCTGCCTCAGTCACGCTTTGTGTGGTGGATGCTCAAGAAGTCAGTCCTCCTGCGGGCACCGAACCCTTGCATTGGTGCTTGCTGACCACTCACAGCGTCGAAACCTTGGAACAAGCCTTGCAAGTCCTGAAATGGTATCAATGGCGGTGGCGCATTGAACAGTTATTTGCCATCCTCAAGCAAACTGGACTCGATATTGAAGCCACTCAACTCGAATCCGCTCAAGCGATTCAAGCGCTCTGTGTTTTAGCCCTCTCAGCATCCGTGCGGGTTCTTCAGTTAGTGGAAGGACGCGACGATGCTACTCAGCCTGCTGCTGTTGTTTTCCCCCTTGACCAACAACAGTGTTTAGTCCAGCTAGCATGCACCTTGCAAGGACGCACTCGCAAACAGCAAAATCCGCATCCGCCCCAGACCCTAGCTTGGGCTGCTTGGTGCATTGCCCGGTTAGGGGGATGGACGGGCTATAGCAGTCAGCGTCCTCCAGGAATTGTAACGATGCTGCGAGGACTACAGCAGTTTGACTCCTTTTTTGCGGGATGGAGTTTCAATCGAGATGTGTATACACAGTAG
- the fldA gene encoding flavodoxin FldA yields the protein MAEVGLFYGTQTGYTQTAAETIQQAFGQDAIDLYDISRAEPSDFEKYSVIIIGCPTWNVGQLQDDWDNFFEQLDEIDFGGKKVAYFGEGDQVGYADSFQDAMGILEEKISEQGGETVGYWSTEGYDFTESKAVRDGKFVGLALDEDNQSDLSDDRIKTWVAQLKQELNA from the coding sequence ATGGCAGAGGTTGGATTATTTTACGGAACACAGACAGGCTATACGCAAACAGCAGCAGAAACAATTCAGCAAGCGTTTGGACAAGATGCGATCGATTTGTATGATATTTCTCGCGCAGAGCCAAGTGATTTTGAGAAGTATTCAGTCATTATCATTGGTTGCCCAACCTGGAATGTCGGTCAACTGCAAGACGACTGGGATAACTTTTTTGAGCAGTTAGATGAAATCGATTTCGGTGGAAAAAAGGTAGCTTACTTCGGTGAAGGCGATCAGGTTGGGTATGCCGATTCGTTTCAAGATGCGATGGGCATTTTAGAAGAAAAGATTTCTGAGCAAGGTGGCGAAACGGTCGGATACTGGTCAACCGAAGGCTACGACTTTACCGAATCGAAAGCGGTGCGGGATGGAAAGTTTGTTGGACTTGCCCTCGACGAAGATAATCAATCCGATTTGAGTGACGATCGGATCAAAACCTGGGTTGCTCAACTCAAACAAGAGCTTAATGCTTGA
- a CDS encoding DUF305 domain-containing protein: MNRSTLKTGLLGLSIGAIVAMGGLSACSNSAQNSTSDQNPTATGSPMAGMPGMDHGNMQHGNMMMNMDLGAADENFDLRFIDAMVPHHQGAVKMAQEALQKSKRPEVKKLAQSIIADQDKEIAQMQQWRKTWYASAANTPMAWDSKTKSMMPMTQDQMNGMMMNMDLGAADDQFDLRFINAMIPHHESAIVMANDAKQKSKRPEIQKLATTIISSQQAEIDQMKQWRKAWYNQ, from the coding sequence ATGAATCGCTCAACACTCAAAACAGGATTACTCGGACTCTCAATCGGCGCGATCGTTGCGATGGGAGGACTGTCAGCTTGCTCAAATTCTGCTCAAAATTCAACCTCCGATCAAAATCCGACTGCTACGGGTTCACCAATGGCAGGAATGCCAGGGATGGATCATGGCAATATGCAGCATGGCAACATGATGATGAACATGGATTTAGGAGCAGCCGATGAGAACTTTGATTTGCGCTTTATCGATGCAATGGTTCCCCATCACCAAGGAGCCGTAAAAATGGCGCAAGAAGCATTACAAAAATCGAAGCGTCCTGAAGTCAAGAAGTTAGCTCAATCGATCATTGCGGATCAGGACAAAGAGATTGCTCAAATGCAGCAGTGGCGGAAAACTTGGTACGCGAGTGCCGCTAACACCCCGATGGCGTGGGATAGTAAGACGAAAAGCATGATGCCAATGACTCAGGATCAGATGAACGGCATGATGATGAACATGGATTTGGGGGCAGCCGATGATCAGTTTGACCTGCGCTTCATCAACGCCATGATTCCGCACCATGAAAGCGCGATCGTCATGGCGAACGATGCCAAACAAAAGTCGAAGCGTCCTGAAATTCAGAAGCTAGCAACCACGATCATCTCTTCTCAACAAGCCGAAATCGATCAGATGAAACAGTGGCGCAAAGCTTGGTATAACCAATAG